acgcaatgatggctgcacgcgtttctttgcaggtcaccatggttaacaatggaagaacaatgatttcaagcatcaccctccttttaacatgtcaagtctgccattctaacccaatcagcctgacataatgatctccagccttgtgctcgtcaacattctcacctgagttaacaagacgattactgaaattatgtcagcaggtcctttaatgacagcaatgaaatgcagtttttttcaggattaagttatttttcatggcaaagaaggactatgcaattcatctgatcactcttcataacattctggagtatatgcaaattgctattataaaaacttaagcagcaacttttccaattttcaatatttatgtaattctcaaaacttttggccacgactgtacataagaTGTAGTGTCACAGCTAAGACTCAATTACATCATTCACAGTGCTTCATAAAAAGGGCTAAAAATTATTTTGCCATGATTTGCTAGTTCCAGTTCTCAGATTGCTTAAAACTATTCTGgagaatcatgggtaatgtagttttacCCAATAACTGAAAACAGTGGAGTCTGATAGCTTCAACAAAAACAGACCATTGATTATCAACTTCGTAGTAGGTCTGTCTGTAACAGTTTATGTGATATTGTTAAAATTCAGTTCCAAAAGGGAACATAAATGGCATTTTTATTACCGGACAATGACTGTTTCTCTCTGTATAATGATATGTGGAACAGTATTTCCAATGGACCAATGAGGTTTCATAATGGGCGGAGTCACCCAAACAAAACACTAACACCATAGAAAGTCTTGTTGCTACTAGTTTGGACAAAAACTGTAATTTACTCTGAAGAGGTATATTTCATTGCATTATTGCACACAGCAGCACATACCTTTCTTACTACTGTTCTTCCTTGTAGGATAACTTTGAAGATAATCCTGGGAGGAAGTGGCTGGATCATTTCCTTTTTGGAAAAGCAGAAAAGGCTCAAAATGGAAATACTGAAGATGAACTTCAAGAAATCTTCCCAAAATCTCCCTCTGGTGGCAAGTTTGTTGACTCCTTCCGCCGTTTTCACCCAAAGCGCTCCAACGCCTTCACATGCTGGTCCACACTAACAGGTGCCAGGCAGACCAACTATGGCACACGTATCGACTACATCTTTGCCGACTGCTGTCTGGTGGAATCGGCCTTTATTGGCGTGGACATTATGCCGGAGGTGGAGGGATCCGATCATTGTCCCGTATATGCACAGCTCAGCTGTACCCTCCAGTCAAGTCCTAAGTGTCCACCCTTATGCACACGTCACATGCCGGAGTTCACTGGCAGACAGCAGAAACTTTCACGCTTCTTTGTCAAAGTTTCAGAGAAAGAGAGGTCTTCTAAAGACTCTGAAGAGAGTCTGCCTGGATCACAGGATGCTGGGGAAATTCGGGAAAACCTGAATCCTGTAGTGCAGGGGAACAGTGTTGCAAAGAAGAGACCTACATGTAGAGAAAAAGACACAAATACAAACAAAGCCAAAAGAAGCAAGCAGACGAAAACCGAAAGCAATGCTAAAGGAAGTCTTTTAGCTTTCTTTAAGCCTAAACAAACACCATCGATCCCCTCTAGTGAAAACCTGAGCCCGAAGCAGACAGAATCCTCTCAGGATAGTCCAGGAAGTGAGAGCGACACAAGAAGCTGCCCTGCCGATGTGCAATCGGAGACCAGTCTTTCTGTGGTAACCGAGATGGAGACTGAAAATCAGGATGAAGTGGAAGGAGAATCGACATCCATAGACAAGTCAAAGGACTGTAAGAAGGGGCCATGCACTGGTTTTTGGAAAGCAGTTTTGCATGGGCCTCCTCAACCACCATTATGTAAATCACACAATGAGCCTTGTGTCTTACGCACTGTGAAAAAAGCAGGCCCTAATTTAGGCCGGCAGTTTTTTGTATGTGCCCGTCCTCAAGGCCATGCCTCCAATCCTCAAGCCAGGTGTAATTTTTTTGCCTGGGTAGATAAAGGAAAGTAGAATAACCTCAAGGAATCTGTATGCATACTGTATATTTCATGTTTTcattgtatatttttgttttatatgtaACATTTTTATTGTGCTACTAACAATTTTAaaggataaataaataatgctCTTTTAAATTTGGTTTAGTATCATACATTCCTAGATTCAACAttgtttgttcttcagacattcctctttaaaagaaaaaaaaggactcAATTTTGGTTTTTGATTTGTAGATATGAATAATTTAACAGATTACTCCTGGGGTCACATTGAAATCCGCATATCTTTGGAAATAGCTTTAAAGAATTGAAATATCAAAAGAATCGTTTGTTAAGAACCAAAATATAAAGGGATATAAGgatatttttaataattcttGAGTTACAGCTACTCAAACTTGGGGAAAAAACCTCAAGGTAATTTTCCCAATTTTGAACTATTCTTCAACTATTTGAACTATTTGCATGTAATGCAACAAAGATGATTAAAGTCAGCAGATTTGACCAATatacctaccaatctctgtgtaaaaataaaatcttcagaaaacaaataaaacattttagctgTGATAGCTTACATTATAGGAACTTATAATGTActcaaaattgtttttttgaggaaaacatggtgccttcaaagggctctaaacgatcccagctgagaaataaggttcttatctagcgaaacgatctataattttctatttaaatttttttttttttaaatgtatatacttttaaacttcaaaTGCTAGTCTTGACTAGCTCTCCAGTGTGCAAAACTactctgtgtaatctgggtcagtacagttagggtatgtcaaaaaactcccatctcattttctccaactttaaaatcatcctacatcactgcggaagtactgacccagtgtttacaaattgaacatgcaaagaggtcaaatgccctttacaaaataaggtaaaacagtgatgtaggacaattttgaagctgaagaagaaaatgagatgggagtttttcgacatcccCTAGCTAACTGAACAGgattacacagagtatgcatcgcagagctagacaagaggagcatttgaggtaaaaagtatatacattttattttattttttagaaaatgacattgtttcgctagataagacccttattgctCGGCTGgcatcgtttagagccatttgaagctgcattgaaactgcattttggaaataaGTCCACAATATGAAGATAATTCAttcaatgttttcctcaaaaatcataattcttgacgactgaagaaagaaaggcatgaacatcttggatgacatgggatacattatatgtaaatttttgctctggaaatgTAGGTATGTAGGGTCATCATCATATTAGATACATTTGAGTGCATCTTTTTACATTTGAACCTATGTTATAATGGTACTCTGTGCGTTCGTAACATGTCTAATAAAATGCTTAACATACAGTATTAACATCagttttctacattttttttttaatcgaggGTGTATGACAGTATGCAGCTGACGCAATAACATGGTCTGTTGCGCTAGTTAAAACTGCtcatttctctggatttaaacattctgcGAAACGTATGGGATAAGTACGCAAGTCAGAGAAATtcctgttctagtggtttttagatttttttaataaaaaaaattacatattgtgccttcaAAACTAAGTTTAAAATTCATCAGTTGAGCAGGAATTCTCGTTGGAGAACACAAGCCTCTAAATATTTGTTGTTCTTGTATGTACTGTGTGTGGAATAACGGCAATGAATTAAAATAGCACATTTAATTTTAAGTGTAAAACCTTTGAGAAATATGATCTTGCCTTAGAATATATTGCatctttttgctttttttgttacattttcccatttttgtgttattttctttacttgtttcttttctttcattatTGGTGCTTTATTGTCTCTATTTGCTGTTTCTCTTTCACTTGTGTTTGCAGTTCTTGTTGCTTTAGTGGTTTCGATTTCAGTTTTCCTTTTCATGTTTTCGTTTTATTAATTCATTCGTTTAccattcattaattaattaaaccatTTTGCTCTGTCTCTTATTTTCcttttcttattttcttctctctctctctgtctctctccttTGCCTTGTTCATTCGTTTTTTATCTTAATCTTCGTTCTTTTTGTCTTCCTTCCTTTTACGGTTCAGAGGTTTCAGGtgtcttttattttgataaaCGTATTTCCGGTTGTACATATCCTGTAAGAGAGGATCTGTTTCAAGTTGGTGGATAAAATCTAACGATGCGCTGTTGAAAATAGTCGATAATAAACGTTTCTTGAGGTGTGATGCCTACAGATATTCACGATGGAGGGGTAAGTTTATCGACTCTGCTTCTACGAGTTAACAATCGTCTGTGTTCTTGTTCGGTCGTTGTAAGCTTGTCCAAAATGGCGTGTGTTTTGGTGACTTGTTGTGGCGAGCGTGTATCTTACCTCAGAAAACGTGCAAAACTGAACACATTTTAAAAAGACATAAATAGAAACTCGACAGTTCGTCTACAAAGATGAACGTACGTTTTTTGCCAGCTGACAGATGTGATAAATATTCCAAAGATGTTCGATGTCTAACGTTACTATTTTACACTTGGTTACAACTTGACGAAGTACTtgtgtttctttatttttaatctttttaaaaaccattaatTGAATGCATTTATTAATATGACATTAGTCAGTTACAGAGAAGGCTACAGGTAAACAAAGTTTGTGATCTGTAAGATTTTCTTATCTTTTTAGAAGAAGTCTCCTTCACCTATGATAtccaaagctgtatttatttgatgatAAAACAGTAGAAACTGTAATACTATATTCATCcaatataaaaataacttttttgtattttaatgtaatttattcccagcAATTACTCTAGTCTTCGGTGTTTCAtagtcattcagaaatcattctaatatgacaatttggtgctcaagaaatctgtcttattatcagtgttggaaacggtTTATTCTGTATCTGTTTAATAATGtttaactgtatgtgtgtgtgtgtgtgtgtgtgtgtgtgtgtgtgtgtgtgtgtgtgtgtgtgtgtgtgtgtttatttatttatatatatttattatagtaagattctttatgttttttaaaggagtCTCTTATTCTCACAAAAATAACTAtataatccaaaatacagtaaaagcagtaatattgtgaaaaatgttcacaatttaaaataactgctttctatttggaattttttttatttatttctgtgatcaaagctaaaaccagtcttcggtgtcacatgattgttcagaactcattttaatatgcagatttgctgttcaaggaacacttattactactactattattattattatcatcatcagtatttaaaacagttgagtaaattttttttcaggatttgttGATGGATAAAAAGAccagagatcagcatttatctgaaataaaaagcttttataacattttacaatGTACCATTCAAAACACTTATAGTCAGtgtatgaaatatatatatatacataaatatacataaatactaaaaattatataaatactttcatttagcaaggatgaaaaGTGAcgataaatacattaataatgttacaaaagattctatttcagataaatctgttctgaactttctattcatcaatgaaacctgaaaaaaaatctactgatctgttttcaacattttttttttgagcagcaaatgagaatattagattgatttctgagggatcatgtaactggagtaatgatgcaaaaatttagctttgaaatcacagaaataaattgcattttaaaatatatttaaatagaaaagatACCGTATGACAAATATTTcatgcatattattattattattattattattattattattttttttttcattttttgctgtaatttggatcaaataaatgcaggattggtgagcagaagagacttctttaaaaaaaagataaaaatgttCAACATTAAACTTTCCAAAggtcaaaaacgtttgactggtagtgtttttttttttttctagtaaaAGGGAGCTTGATATTTAGTTTCAGTCAATGTTAGTTCTGATTTATATAGCATTTTCATAGTTAACAGAATATTAAAGCTAATTTTGATGTATCATGTTCTTCATCTTTTAGTGGAACAGGAGTCTATTACCAAGCAATGCCTGCTGTGGGACCCGACGGGAAAAACGTCATGAAGTTGATTCCTGTCCAGAAAGTAAACGGGCAGTTTTATCAGACAGCATTTAGTACAGAAAGAGACAGTGTGGATCTACAGCTGAAAGCCTATGCAAAACCGGTTCATCCACCTGCTCCCTCTTCATCTCAAACGCAAGCTCGGCTTCCCTCCCTTCAGCCCATAGCAGATGGACGGTATGTCCTAAAAAGCCTGCCGCAGGTCAGAACTGTATCTAACACTGTCAGAACTCAACATGGTGGAACTAATGAACTTATTATTCAAAATCCAAAGCCAGTGCATGTTTCTCTTTCAACACACCCGCTTTCCCAGTATTCAGTCAAGTTACCTCCTCAGCCCAATGGACAAGTCATGGCGGCAGTCCAAACGTTGCCTGTTACCGTTAAGTCACCTGTTCTCCCAAACGGTCATTTCCTGCAGATCCCTCCGAATGCGAAAGTTAGGACACTGCCAGCCACTGCGCTCCCACAGTCCATCAAATGCCGGATAATGAACTCTGTAAGTAACACCCCCAACCTCGAAAAAGGTCCGCCAACTGTTGTCCTTGTTTCCCCTGTGAACTCTGTGACGCTAAGTTCTGACCATGAAGTGCTTTCGGTTACAAAGCCAAGTCAAATACAGAAGACCCTGTTTCAGAATCCCCCTGCAAacttgcaaacacctgtttcTGTTTCTAAAACAAATGAAGTGAACACTCCCATTAAATGGGTCGTCCAGGAGGAAATGGGTGAATCCTCTCCTTGCCTTATACCTGTAACCACACTGAATGTCAACTCTGACACCATAAAAGCAGTCAAGCATGTCGGGACAGCAAATGAAATCCAGCCAAGCAAATCCACACCTCAGAACGGCCAAGAAAAGATCACCCACGGCAAAGACAACGCCCTGGTCATGTGCAATGGGAAAGTCTACTTTGTGGCCAAGAAAAATTCGGAGATCGCCAAGAATGTGATGATCAGTGAAGGTGGGAAAAGAGGAGTTGTCAGCACTTCTCCTGCCCTGCCTGCCAGCTCCGCTTTGGGATCAAACTCTTCTAAGCAAGACCCAAAAATAAATTCTTCTAAGCAAGACCCCCCCAAAAAAGTAAGTGAAATCATTGATCTCTGTGATGACGATGAGGAGACGTTCACGTGTCTGGGTGGTGCCCCGGGGAATTTGCCCACACCGAGTCAAACAGAGGTGGATGAGAGCGATGAAGATTCTAATGTAATATTTGTGTCGTATATTCCACCCAAGTCAGAGATTCATGCTGGTGATAAAGTTGAGAAAGCTGCCTCTCAGAACAAATGTGGAGGACACACAGAGATAAACACAAAGTCTGTTACTCACAATGAAAGTGAAAAAACGCATGCCGAAATGGAAAAAGACAGTGGTACGGATAATCCTTTGGCCAAAATGCGTGATGAAATGATCAATGAGCAGGTCAAGGTAAATGAAACGGCTGAAAAGAACTTGAGTTGTCGTTCTGAATTTGTGGATATGGAGGCAGATAAAGACTTGGAGCGCAGAAGTTCACCAGAGATGAGATGTCAAGATGACGCAGCTGTCGCTGAAACTGTCAGTGTGTTGGAACCACCCCAAAATGTGCCTGGTCAAGCTGCTGATAATACTGAAAAGGTAATATACCACAATTAAACGATGTGAAATTAGtgaaataatttatttatgacatttaaTGCATTGTTTGCTTTTTNNNNNNNNNNNNNNNNNNNNNNNNNNNNNNNNNNNNNNNNNNNNNNNNNNNNNNNNNNNNNNNNNNNNNNNNNNNNNNNNNNNNNNNNNNNNNNNNNNNNNNNNNNNNNNNNNNNNNNNNNNNNNNNNNNNNNNNNNNNNNNNNNNNNNNNNNNNNNNNNNNNNNNNNNNNNNNNNNNNNNNNNNNNNNNNNNNNNNNNNNNNNNNNNNNNNNNNNNNNNNNNNNNNNNNNNNNNNNNNNNNNNNNNNNNNNNNNNNNNNNNNNNNNNNNNNNNNNNNNNNNNNNNNNNNNNNNNNNNNNNNNNNNNNNNNNNNNNNNNNNNNNNNNNNNNNNNNNNNNNNNNNNNNNNNNNNNNNNNNNNNNNNNNNNNNNNNNNNNNNNNNNNNNNNNNNNNNNNNNNNNNNNNNNNNNNNNNNNNNNNNNNNNNNNNNNNNNNNNNNNNNNNNNNNNNNNNNNNNNNNNNNNNNNNNNNNNNNNNNNNNNNNNNNNNNNNNNNNNNNaattttttttgtttgttttaaataagtctcttctgctcaccttctgtttcaaagtacagaaaacaccgtaaaatatttaaatatttgtactattttaaaataacctttctatttaaatatatttgaaaatgtaatttattgctgtgattttaaagctgaattattagcatcattactccagtcacacgatccttcagaaatcattctaatattctgatttgctgctcaaaacacatttattattattatgttgaaaacagctgagtagaatttgaggtttctttgaatagaaagtacagaagaacagcatttataaatgtttttatcatcccTTTGATCagtgtaaagcatccttgctaaatacattatatttacattatacattatatatttcatttataattcaaatattcaaataattTCGGTATTCATAAAGAAAGCactactattttaaatagtaaaaatatttcacaatattactgcttttgttgtattttggataaaataaatgcttggtgagccgaagagacttcttaaaaaaataaaaatatttaaatcttaCTCTCCATAAgattttaactggtagtgtatgactTTGAGTGTAACACCACTGCTTCATTTCATGCCACTTTTTTCATTTGCTAGGTTCCCTACACAAAAACAGAGGACGATGAAGGCCTAAAGgtcaaaagaaaaaaagcaggaGCAAGATGGGAATCAAGATACTCCTTCTCTAAGCTTCAAACACATTTCACCTGCCTCTGAATCCTCAGTTGTTCCATGGAAAACAGTTTGGCTTGTCAAGAAGAGGTTTGTTCACCAACAGAATCTACAGCCGATAAGGTTCATAT
Above is a genomic segment from Garra rufa chromosome 15, GarRuf1.0, whole genome shotgun sequence containing:
- the lrif1 gene encoding LOW QUALITY PROTEIN: uncharacterized protein lrif1 (The sequence of the model RefSeq protein was modified relative to this genomic sequence to represent the inferred CDS: inserted 1 base in 1 codon; deleted 2 bases in 2 codons), whose translation is MEGGTGVYYQAMPAVGPDGKNVMKLIPVQKVNGQFYQTAFSTERDSVDLQLKAYAKPVHPPAPSSSQTQARLPSLQPIADGRYVLKSLPQVRTVSNTVRTQHGGTNELIIQNPKPVHVSLSTHPLSQYSVKLPPQPNGQVMAAVQTLPVTVKSPVLPNGHFLQIPPNAKVRTLPATALPQSIKCRIMNSVSNTPNLEKGPPTVVLVSPVNSVTLSSDHEVLSVTKPSQIQKTLFQNPPANLQTPVSVSKTNEVNTPIKWVVQEEMGESSPCLIPVTTLNVNSDTIKAVKHVGTANEIQPSKSTPQNGQEKITHGKDNALVMCNGKVYFVAKKNSEIAKNVMISEGGKRGVVSTSPALPASSALGSNSSKQDPKINSSKQDPPKKVSEIIDLCDDDEETFTCLGGAPGNLPTPSQTEVDESDEDSNVIFVSYIPPKSEIHAGDKVEKAASQNKCGGHTEINTKSVTHNESEKTHAEMEKDSGTDNPLAKMRDEMINEQVKVNETAEKNLSCRSEFVDMEADKDLERRSSPEMRCQDDAAVAETVSVLEPPQNVPGQAADNTEKVPYTKTEDDEGLKVKRKKQEQDGNQDTPSLSFKHISPASESSVVPWKXSLACQEEVCSPTESTADKVHMQSEMPEDCTSTPSLEQKGKQTSSHPSSPPSQRKIPPRAKKAKVCTACPCGTILGPTEATSSLQSQDRLNPGTTAELHKGTRKNGLNKTPWESRQPQKHEPKNPEPVKKAGKKQSSRSPRKDNTPLDCSTSEASHSISSPNSSVNITSSASSSFSFQDCNNQIELSSLRTVCGNATSNESDAETSQQVQTASDNPSMAFLKIQQRPKIDTFPTQSLFTLETLDAEEIKRRERIKRLKDLLKEKEAALERMQRSMNI
- the apex2 gene encoding DNA-(apurinic or apyrimidinic site) endonuclease 2, producing the protein MKIVTWNINGIRTFKNGIKKTLDSFDADIICVQETKVTRDLLDEKTAIVDGYNSYFSFSRGRSGYSGVATYCKDTATPFLAEEGLTGLLANQGEAVGCYGDQVELSSEELLALDNEGRAVITQHQFIGKDGPQKLTVINVYCPRADPEKPERKLYKLQFYQLLQCRAEAILSSGSQVIVLGDVNTSHRPIDHCDPNDVDNFEDNPGRKWLDHFLFGKAEKAQNGNTEDELQEIFPKSPSGGKFVDSFRRFHPKRSNAFTCWSTLTGARQTNYGTRIDYIFADCCLVESAFIGVDIMPEVEGSDHCPVYAQLSCTLQSSPKCPPLCTRHMPEFTGRQQKLSRFFVKVSEKERSSKDSEESLPGSQDAGEIRENLNPVVQGNSVAKKRPTCREKDTNTNKAKRSKQTKTESNAKGSLLAFFKPKQTPSIPSSENLSPKQTESSQDSPGSESDTRSCPADVQSETSLSVVTEMETENQDEVEGESTSIDKSKDCKKGPCTGFWKAVLHGPPQPPLCKSHNEPCVLRTVKKAGPNLGRQFFVCARPQGHASNPQARCNFFAWVDKGK